A window of the Kosakonia radicincitans DSM 16656 genome harbors these coding sequences:
- a CDS encoding acyltransferase family protein, which yields MKQKALWLNQIKGLCICLVVIYHSVITFYPHLNVFQHPWSQTLSKCWVYFNLYLAPFRMPVFFFISGYLIRRYIDEVPWKETIDKRIWSIVYVLALWGVLQWAGLSQLNAWLAPERDLSNAANAAYAGSWIEFLQGMLTASTSLWYLYALVVYFTLCKLLSRWKVPMLALMILSSLAINYLPLPWWGMNSVVRNMIFYSLGAWYGASLMEWVKTVQIRRYGVLFALAMVAAFGLWMFAMPLPLCLLSIVAIMRLFWELEQRFPPSEKSLLNVVGSNTLAIYTTHRILVEGFSLALIKPLNAGVWPPQTELALLLVYPFATLLICTLFGLLVRKLSSALFGDLFFTPPAKLFQPATAR from the coding sequence GTGAAACAAAAAGCTTTGTGGCTAAACCAAATTAAAGGGTTATGTATTTGTCTGGTGGTGATTTACCACTCTGTGATTACCTTTTATCCGCATCTCAATGTATTTCAGCATCCATGGTCGCAAACGCTCTCGAAGTGCTGGGTCTACTTCAATCTTTACCTCGCACCTTTTCGCATGCCGGTGTTCTTTTTTATCTCCGGCTATTTGATTCGCCGCTATATCGATGAGGTGCCGTGGAAAGAGACCATCGATAAACGCATCTGGAGCATTGTATATGTGCTGGCGTTGTGGGGCGTATTGCAGTGGGCAGGCTTAAGCCAGCTTAATGCATGGCTGGCACCGGAACGCGATCTGAGCAACGCCGCGAATGCTGCTTACGCTGGTAGCTGGATTGAGTTTTTACAGGGGATGCTCACCGCGAGCACCAGTCTGTGGTATCTGTACGCGCTGGTGGTCTATTTCACCCTGTGTAAACTGTTGAGCCGCTGGAAAGTGCCAATGCTGGCGCTGATGATCCTGAGCAGCCTGGCGATCAATTATCTGCCGCTGCCGTGGTGGGGAATGAACAGCGTAGTACGTAATATGATTTTCTACTCGCTGGGTGCCTGGTATGGCGCAAGCCTGATGGAGTGGGTCAAAACCGTACAAATTCGCCGTTACGGCGTGCTGTTTGCCCTCGCGATGGTCGCGGCCTTCGGCCTGTGGATGTTCGCGATGCCGTTGCCGCTCTGCCTGCTTTCTATCGTCGCCATTATGCGGCTGTTCTGGGAGCTGGAGCAGCGTTTCCCGCCGAGTGAAAAGAGCCTGTTGAATGTAGTGGGCAGCAATACACTGGCGATTTACACCACCCATCGCATTCTGGTTGAGGGATTCAGCCTGGCGCTGATCAAACCGCTGAATGCCGGTGTCTGGCCGCCGCAAACCGAACTGGCGCTGCTGCTGGTCTATCCGTTTGCGACTTTGCTTATCTGTACGCTGTTTGGATTGCTGGTGCGCAAACTCTCCAGCGCCTTGTTTGGCGATCTCTTTTTCACCCCTCCGGCAAAACTCTTCCAACCCGCCACCGCACGCTGA
- the mfd gene encoding transcription-repair coupling factor: protein MPEQYRYSLPTKAGDQRQFGELTGAACATEVAEIIERHAGPVVLIAPDMQNALRLQDEISQFTDNLVMNLADWETLPYDSFSPHQEIISSRLSTLYQLPAMQRGVLIVPVNTLMQRVCPHNYLHGHALVMKKGQRLSRDQLRAQLDSAGYRHVDQVMEHGEYATRGALLDLFPMGSDQPFRLDFFDDEIDSLRLFDADTQRTLEEVEAINLLPAHEFPTDKNAIELFRSQWRDRFEVKRDAEHIYQQVSKGTLPAGIEYWQPLFFSEPLSPLFSYFPANTLLVNTGDLEASAERFQQETQARFESRGVDPMRPLLPPESLWLRSDALFSELKKWPRIQLKTERLSEKAAHVNLGYRALPELAVQAQQKSPLDNLRKFLESFSGPVVFSVESEGRREALIELLARIKVAPKRILRLDEASTPGAWLMLGSAEHGFIDTLRNRALICESDLLGERVARRRQDTRRTINPDTLIRNLAELHDGQPVVHLEHGVGRYAGMTTLEAGGIKGEYLMLTYAGDAKLYVPVSSLHLISRYAGGAEETAPLHKLGSDAWARARQKAAEKVRDVAAELLDIYAQRAAKAGFAFKHDREQYQLFCDSFPFETTPDQAQAINAVLSDMCQPLAMDRLVCGDVGFGKTEVAMRAAFLAVENNKQVAVLVPTTLLAQQHFDNFRDRFANWPVRIEMLSRFRSAKEQSQILEQAAEGKIDILIGTHKLLQSDVKLKDLGLLIVDEEHRFGVRHKERIKAMRADVDILTLTATPIPRTLNMAMSGMRDLSIIATPPARRLAVKTFVREYDSLVVREAILREVLRGGQVYYLYNDVENIQKAAARLAELVPEARIAIGHGQMRERELERVMNDFHHQRFNVLVCTTIIETGIDIPTANTIIIERADHFGLAQLHQLRGRVGRSHHQAYAWLLTPHPKAMTTDAQKRLEAIASLEDLGAGFALATHDLEIRGAGELLGEDQSGQMETIGFSLYMELLENAVDALKAGREPSLEDLTSQQTEVELRMPSLLPDDFIPDVNTRLSFYKRIASAKDANALEEIKVELIDRFGLLPDAARNLLDIALLRQQAQKLGIRKLEGNEKGGIIEFNEKNNVNPVWLIGLLQKQPQHFRLDGPTRLKFMQDLSERKTRMGWVRNFMQQLAENAVA, encoded by the coding sequence ATGCCTGAACAATATCGTTATTCACTGCCGACCAAAGCGGGTGACCAGCGCCAGTTTGGCGAACTCACCGGCGCCGCCTGCGCCACCGAAGTGGCGGAAATCATTGAGCGCCATGCTGGTCCCGTGGTGCTGATCGCACCGGATATGCAAAACGCCCTGCGCTTGCAGGACGAGATAAGCCAGTTTACCGATAACCTGGTCATGAACCTGGCCGACTGGGAAACTCTGCCCTACGACAGCTTCTCGCCACACCAGGAGATCATCTCTTCCCGTCTTTCCACCCTCTACCAGCTGCCAGCCATGCAGCGTGGCGTGCTGATTGTGCCGGTCAATACCTTGATGCAGCGCGTCTGCCCGCACAACTATCTGCACGGCCATGCGCTGGTGATGAAAAAAGGGCAGCGGCTGTCTCGCGATCAGCTGCGCGCGCAGCTGGACAGTGCGGGTTACCGCCATGTTGATCAGGTGATGGAGCACGGCGAGTATGCCACGCGCGGCGCACTGCTGGATCTCTTCCCGATGGGCAGCGATCAGCCGTTCCGTCTCGACTTTTTCGACGATGAAATCGACAGCTTACGGCTGTTCGACGCCGATACCCAGCGCACGCTGGAAGAGGTCGAGGCGATTAATTTACTGCCTGCGCATGAATTCCCGACCGATAAAAATGCCATTGAGCTGTTCCGCAGCCAGTGGCGCGATCGGTTTGAGGTGAAGCGCGATGCAGAACACATTTATCAGCAGGTGAGCAAAGGCACCCTGCCCGCCGGGATCGAATACTGGCAGCCGCTGTTCTTTAGCGAACCGCTGTCGCCGCTGTTTAGCTATTTCCCGGCGAATACGCTGCTGGTCAACACCGGCGATCTGGAAGCCAGTGCGGAACGTTTCCAGCAGGAGACGCAGGCGCGCTTCGAGAGCCGCGGTGTGGATCCGATGCGCCCGCTGTTGCCGCCGGAAAGCTTATGGCTGCGCAGCGACGCGCTGTTCAGCGAACTGAAAAAATGGCCGCGTATCCAGCTCAAAACTGAACGGCTCAGTGAAAAAGCCGCGCACGTTAATCTCGGTTATCGCGCGTTGCCAGAACTGGCGGTACAGGCGCAGCAAAAATCACCGCTGGATAACCTGCGTAAGTTCCTTGAGTCCTTCAGCGGCCCGGTGGTTTTCTCGGTCGAGAGCGAAGGCCGCCGCGAAGCGCTGATAGAACTGCTGGCGCGCATTAAAGTGGCGCCCAAACGCATTTTGCGTCTCGACGAAGCGTCAACGCCGGGCGCCTGGCTGATGCTCGGTTCCGCAGAGCACGGTTTTATCGACACCCTACGCAACCGGGCACTGATTTGCGAAAGCGATCTGCTGGGCGAACGCGTTGCGCGCCGCCGCCAGGATACGCGACGGACGATTAATCCCGACACGCTGATCCGTAACCTCGCTGAGTTGCACGACGGCCAGCCAGTGGTGCATCTGGAACATGGCGTCGGGCGTTATGCCGGTATGACCACGCTGGAAGCCGGCGGCATTAAAGGCGAATACCTGATGCTGACGTACGCCGGTGACGCCAAACTTTATGTCCCGGTCTCTTCGCTGCATCTAATCAGCCGCTATGCGGGCGGCGCAGAAGAGACTGCCCCGCTGCATAAACTGGGCAGCGATGCCTGGGCGCGGGCACGGCAGAAAGCGGCGGAAAAAGTGCGTGATGTGGCGGCCGAGCTGCTGGATATCTACGCGCAGCGCGCGGCAAAAGCAGGTTTTGCCTTCAAGCACGATCGTGAACAATATCAACTGTTCTGCGATAGTTTCCCCTTCGAAACCACGCCGGATCAGGCGCAGGCGATCAACGCCGTGCTCAGCGATATGTGTCAGCCGCTGGCGATGGATCGTCTGGTGTGCGGCGATGTGGGTTTCGGTAAAACCGAAGTGGCGATGCGCGCGGCATTCCTTGCCGTCGAAAACAACAAGCAGGTGGCGGTGCTGGTGCCAACCACCCTGCTGGCGCAGCAGCACTTTGATAACTTCCGCGACCGTTTTGCCAACTGGCCGGTACGCATTGAGATGCTCTCACGCTTCCGCAGCGCCAAAGAGCAGTCGCAAATTCTTGAACAGGCCGCTGAGGGCAAAATCGATATTCTGATCGGCACGCACAAACTGCTGCAAAGCGATGTGAAGCTGAAAGATCTCGGCCTGCTGATTGTCGACGAAGAGCACCGCTTCGGCGTGCGCCATAAAGAGCGCATCAAAGCGATGCGTGCCGATGTCGATATTCTGACGCTGACGGCAACGCCGATCCCGCGCACGCTGAATATGGCAATGAGCGGGATGCGCGACCTGTCGATCATCGCCACGCCACCTGCGCGCCGTCTGGCGGTAAAAACCTTTGTTCGGGAGTACGACAGCCTGGTGGTACGTGAGGCGATCCTGCGTGAAGTGCTGCGCGGCGGGCAGGTCTATTACTTGTATAACGATGTGGAGAATATCCAGAAAGCCGCCGCCAGGCTGGCGGAGCTGGTGCCGGAAGCGCGCATCGCTATCGGTCACGGGCAGATGCGCGAGCGCGAACTGGAACGGGTGATGAACGATTTCCATCATCAGCGTTTCAACGTGCTGGTCTGCACCACCATTATTGAAACCGGGATCGATATTCCGACTGCCAATACCATTATCATCGAACGCGCCGATCACTTTGGTCTCGCCCAGTTGCACCAGTTGCGCGGACGCGTCGGTCGCTCACACCACCAGGCCTACGCCTGGTTGCTGACGCCGCACCCGAAAGCGATGACAACCGATGCGCAAAAACGGCTGGAAGCTATCGCCTCGCTGGAGGATTTGGGCGCAGGTTTTGCGCTGGCAACGCACGATCTGGAGATCCGTGGGGCGGGCGAGCTGCTCGGTGAAGATCAGAGTGGCCAGATGGAAACCATCGGTTTCTCGCTGTATATGGAACTGCTGGAAAACGCAGTTGATGCGCTGAAGGCCGGTCGCGAGCCGTCGCTGGAGGATTTAACCAGCCAGCAGACCGAGGTCGAATTGCGCATGCCTTCGCTATTGCCGGACGATTTTATTCCTGATGTTAATACGCGTCTGTCATTCTATAAACGCATCGCCAGCGCGAAAGATGCGAACGCACTGGAAGAGATAAAAGTCGAACTGATCGATCGCTTTGGGCTGCTACCGGATGCGGCGCGTAACCTGCTGGATATCGCCCTGTTGCGCCAGCAAGCGCAGAAGCTGGGGATCCGCAAACTGGAAGGCAATGAAAAAGGCGGCATCATCGAGTTCAACGAGAAAAACAATGTCAACCCGGTGTGGCTGATTGGTCTGCTGCAAAAACAGCCGCAGCATTTCCGTCTGGATGGTCCGACGCGGCTGAAATTTATGCAGGATCTGAGCGAACGGAAAACCCGCATGGGCTGGGTGCGTAATTTTATGCAGCAACTGGCCGAAAACGCCGTCGCCTGA
- the ldtC gene encoding L,D-transpeptidase LdtC, which translates to MVMRRITRFTCWITLLTVATITTLTLPARANTWPLPAEGSRLVGENRYHVVQNDGGSLEAIAKKYNVGFLALLQANPGIDPYVPRAGSVLTIPLQTLLPDVPRKGIVINLAELRLYYYPAGKNEVTVYPIGIGQLGGDTLTPTMVTTVSDKRANPTWTPTANIRARYKAQGIDLPAVMPAGPDNPMGHHAIRLAAFGGVYLLHGTNADFGIGMRVSSGCIRLRDADISSLFANVTPGTPVNIINAPIKASVEPDGRRLVEVHQPLSKSIDDDPKTQPIVLNATMQAFKDDARSDASIMNHAIEIRSGMPVDVTRHSESVLQAL; encoded by the coding sequence ATGGTAATGAGAAGAATTACACGTTTTACCTGCTGGATCACCCTCCTCACCGTTGCGACCATCACCACCCTCACCTTGCCTGCTCGGGCAAATACCTGGCCATTACCAGCTGAGGGTAGCCGTCTGGTAGGCGAAAACCGCTATCATGTGGTGCAAAATGATGGCGGTTCACTGGAAGCGATCGCCAAAAAATATAATGTTGGTTTTCTTGCTCTGTTGCAGGCAAACCCGGGCATCGACCCTTATGTGCCGCGTGCTGGCAGCGTGCTGACGATCCCGCTGCAAACCCTGCTGCCGGATGTTCCACGCAAAGGTATTGTCATTAACCTCGCGGAACTGCGTCTCTATTACTACCCAGCGGGAAAAAACGAAGTGACGGTTTATCCGATCGGCATTGGTCAGTTAGGTGGCGATACCCTGACGCCAACAATGGTCACCACAGTTTCCGATAAACGTGCAAACCCCACATGGACGCCAACTGCCAACATCCGCGCGCGTTATAAGGCTCAGGGGATTGATCTGCCTGCGGTGATGCCAGCCGGGCCAGATAACCCGATGGGGCATCATGCGATCCGTCTTGCCGCGTTTGGCGGGGTTTACCTGCTGCACGGCACTAATGCTGATTTCGGTATCGGCATGCGCGTCAGCTCTGGCTGTATTCGCCTGCGCGATGCCGATATTTCCAGTCTGTTTGCCAACGTGACGCCAGGAACGCCGGTGAACATCATTAATGCGCCAATAAAAGCATCAGTTGAGCCGGACGGTAGACGGCTGGTTGAAGTACATCAACCGCTGTCGAAATCGATTGATGACGATCCGAAAACGCAGCCCATCGTGCTGAATGCCACGATGCAGGCCTTCAAAGACGATGCCCGTAGCGACGCCAGCATAATGAACCACGCAATAGAAATCCGCTCTGGTATGCCGGTTGATGTTACTCGTCATAGTGAGAGCGTCTTGCAGGCTCTGTAG
- the bhsA gene encoding multiple stress resistance protein BhsA — MKNITALFAAAALSTLSFASFAAVEVQSAPTGQQEVAAIGVSAGSDISSVEAKLAQKADEMGAKSFRITSVTGSDNLHGTAVLYK; from the coding sequence ATGAAAAACATCACTGCGCTTTTTGCCGCTGCTGCACTCAGTACGCTCTCTTTTGCCAGCTTTGCTGCCGTTGAAGTTCAGTCTGCGCCGACAGGCCAGCAGGAAGTTGCGGCCATTGGTGTCAGTGCGGGTTCCGATATCTCTTCCGTTGAAGCCAAACTGGCGCAAAAAGCCGATGAAATGGGCGCGAAATCTTTCCGCATCACTTCAGTGACTGGTTCTGACAACCTGCACGGTACCGCGGTGCTTTACAAATAA
- a CDS encoding TetR/AcrR family transcriptional regulator, whose amino-acid sequence MTSEVTSCTKKCRGRPKVFDREAALDKAMTLFWQHGYEATSLSDLVEATGAKAPTLYAEFTNKEGLFRAVLDRYIARFARQHEAQLLCEDKPVETALLDYFTAVAKCFTSTDTPAGCFMINTSATLAASSQAIAQTIKSRHAQQEDTLLQFLSQRQQRGEIPAEADPQALAEFLGCVLQGMSISAREGASVEKLLQITRTTLRLWPNLIKA is encoded by the coding sequence ATGACCAGTGAAGTCACCAGTTGCACCAAAAAATGCCGTGGCCGACCGAAAGTGTTCGACAGGGAAGCGGCGCTCGACAAAGCCATGACGCTGTTTTGGCAGCATGGCTACGAAGCCACATCATTATCCGATCTCGTGGAAGCCACCGGGGCGAAAGCACCGACGCTGTACGCTGAGTTCACCAATAAAGAGGGATTGTTCCGCGCGGTGCTCGATCGCTATATTGCGCGGTTCGCCCGACAGCACGAAGCCCAGTTGCTCTGTGAGGACAAACCAGTAGAAACCGCGCTGCTGGATTATTTCACCGCCGTGGCAAAGTGCTTCACCAGCACCGATACACCAGCCGGTTGTTTTATGATCAACACCTCGGCGACGCTGGCAGCTTCTTCGCAGGCCATCGCGCAAACGATCAAATCGCGGCATGCGCAGCAGGAAGATACCCTGCTCCAGTTCCTCTCTCAGCGCCAGCAGCGCGGTGAGATCCCGGCGGAGGCAGATCCTCAGGCGCTGGCTGAATTCCTTGGGTGTGTTTTGCAGGGGATGTCGATCAGTGCACGTGAAGGTGCCAGCGTTGAGAAGCTGCTACAGATCACGCGCACGACCCTGAGACTGTGGCCAAATTTGATCAAGGCATAA
- a CDS encoding glycine zipper 2TM domain-containing protein: MNKSMLAGIGIGVAAALGVAAVASLNVFDRGPQYAQVVSATPIKETVKTPRQECRNVTMTHRRPVQDENRITGSVLGAVAGGVLGHQFGGGKGRDVATVVGALGGGYAGNQIQGGMQERDTYTTTQKRCSTVYDKSEKMLGYDVTYKIGDQQGKIRMDKDPGTQIPLDKNGQLILNNNA, encoded by the coding sequence GTGAATAAATCAATGTTAGCGGGTATCGGTATTGGCGTGGCCGCTGCACTGGGCGTTGCCGCAGTGGCCAGCCTGAATGTCTTCGATCGCGGCCCTCAGTATGCGCAGGTCGTTTCAGCCACGCCAATCAAGGAAACAGTAAAAACGCCGCGTCAGGAGTGCCGTAATGTCACTATGACGCATCGCCGCCCGGTGCAGGACGAAAATCGTATTACCGGTTCGGTACTTGGCGCAGTGGCTGGTGGGGTGCTCGGTCACCAGTTCGGCGGCGGCAAAGGACGAGATGTCGCAACAGTCGTCGGTGCGTTAGGCGGCGGGTATGCTGGTAACCAGATCCAGGGCGGTATGCAGGAGCGTGACACCTACACCACCACCCAGAAGCGTTGCAGCACGGTATATGATAAATCGGAAAAAATGCTCGGCTACGACGTCACTTATAAAATCGGCGACCAGCAGGGAAAAATTCGCATGGATAAAGATCCGGGAACACAGATTCCGCTGGATAAAAATGGTCAGCTGATACTGAATAACAACGCGTAA
- a CDS encoding NAD(P)/FAD-dependent oxidoreductase encodes MTTPLRKIVIVGGGAGGLELATQLGKKLGRGKKAKITLVDRNHSHLWKPLLHEVATGSLDEGVDALSYLAHARNHHFQFQLGSVVDINRESKTITLAELRDEKGDLLVPERKLAYDTLVMALGSTSNDFNTPGVKEHCIFLDNPHQARRFHQEMLNLFLKYSANLGANGKVNIAIVGGGATGVELSAELHNAVKQLHSYGYKGLTNEALNVTLVEAGERILPALPPRISGAAHNELTKMGVRVLTQTMVTSADEGGLHTKEGEYIKADLMVWAAGIKAPDFMKEIGGLESNRINQLVVEPTLQTTRDADIYAIGDCASCARPEGGFVPPRAQAAHQMATLALHNILAQIKDKPLKSYVYKDHGSLVSLSNFSTVGSLMGNLMRGSMMIEGRIARFVYISLYRMHQIALHGYFKTGLMMLVGSINRVIRPRLKLH; translated from the coding sequence TTGACAACACCGTTGAGAAAGATTGTGATCGTAGGTGGTGGCGCTGGCGGTCTGGAACTGGCAACACAGTTAGGTAAAAAGCTGGGACGCGGTAAAAAAGCCAAAATTACGCTGGTCGATCGTAACCACAGCCATTTATGGAAACCCCTGCTGCACGAAGTGGCAACCGGTTCGCTGGATGAAGGTGTTGATGCGCTGAGCTACCTGGCGCACGCACGCAATCATCATTTCCAGTTCCAACTGGGCTCTGTGGTGGATATTAACCGCGAAAGCAAAACCATCACCCTGGCGGAATTGCGTGATGAGAAGGGCGATCTGCTGGTGCCGGAACGCAAACTGGCCTATGACACGTTAGTGATGGCGCTGGGCAGTACCTCGAACGACTTCAACACGCCGGGCGTGAAAGAGCACTGCATTTTCCTCGATAACCCGCATCAGGCGCGTCGCTTCCATCAGGAAATGCTCAACCTGTTCCTGAAATATTCGGCCAACCTTGGCGCTAACGGCAAAGTTAATATTGCGATTGTCGGTGGCGGCGCGACCGGCGTTGAACTCTCCGCAGAGTTGCACAATGCGGTGAAACAGCTTCATAGCTACGGTTATAAAGGGCTGACGAATGAGGCGCTGAACGTCACACTGGTGGAAGCGGGTGAGCGCATTCTGCCAGCGTTGCCGCCGCGCATCTCCGGCGCCGCACACAATGAACTGACCAAAATGGGCGTACGCGTTTTGACCCAGACGATGGTCACCAGCGCCGACGAAGGTGGTCTGCATACCAAAGAGGGCGAATACATCAAGGCCGATCTGATGGTATGGGCAGCAGGGATCAAGGCACCGGATTTTATGAAAGAGATTGGTGGCCTGGAAAGCAACCGCATCAATCAGCTGGTCGTAGAGCCGACGCTGCAAACAACGCGCGATGCGGACATTTACGCCATTGGCGACTGTGCTTCTTGCGCCCGTCCGGAAGGCGGATTTGTGCCGCCGCGCGCGCAGGCTGCTCATCAGATGGCTACCCTTGCATTGCATAACATTCTGGCGCAGATCAAAGATAAGCCGCTGAAATCTTATGTTTATAAGGATCACGGTTCACTGGTTTCCCTGTCGAACTTCTCCACCGTGGGCAGTCTGATGGGTAACCTGATGCGTGGTTCAATGATGATTGAAGGTCGTATTGCGCGTTTTGTTTATATTTCGCTGTACCGTATGCACCAGATCGCGCTGCACGGCTATTTCAAAACCGGTCTGATGATGCTGGTCGGCAGTATTAACCGCGTGATCCGCCCACGTCTGAAATTACACTGA
- the ycfP gene encoding alpha/beta hydrolase YcfP has translation MIIYLHGFDSNSPGNHEKVLQLQFIDPDVRLISYSTRHPKHDMQHLLKEVDKMLQLNVDERPLICGVGLGGYWAERIGFLCDIRQVMFNPNLFPYENMEGKIDRPEEYEDIATKCVANFREKNRDRCLVILSRKDEALDSQRSSDELHHYYEIVWDEEQSHKFKNISPHLQRIKAFKTLG, from the coding sequence ATGATTATCTATTTACACGGTTTTGACTCAAACAGTCCCGGCAACCATGAAAAAGTGTTGCAGCTACAGTTTATCGATCCGGATGTTCGCCTGATAAGCTACAGCACGCGGCATCCGAAACATGATATGCAGCATCTGTTGAAAGAAGTCGACAAGATGCTGCAACTCAACGTGGATGAACGCCCGCTGATTTGCGGCGTCGGCCTTGGCGGTTACTGGGCAGAGCGCATTGGTTTTCTCTGCGACATCCGCCAGGTGATGTTCAATCCGAACCTGTTTCCCTATGAGAACATGGAAGGGAAGATTGACCGGCCGGAAGAGTATGAGGACATTGCCACTAAGTGTGTCGCTAACTTTCGGGAGAAAAATCGCGATCGCTGCCTGGTGATCCTGTCGCGAAAAGATGAAGCACTGGACAGCCAGCGCTCTTCCGATGAGTTGCATCATTACTATGAGATTGTCTGGGACGAAGAACAGTCGCATAAGTTTAAAAATATCTCGCCGCACCTGCAGCGAATTAAAGCCTTTAAAACCCTCGGTTAA